The genomic segment tcgtcgtcctcgaccaggccaacatccccagcatcgaagcaccgaccacactcgaccagctccgctgggcagggccacatcgtcctcgtggccgacacgagactcccaaagcaagcgctctactcgaactcctacacggcaagtgagccccaggtgggcagaggaaacgttacaagggacaccctccctgataaagtgcaacattcccaccgacacctgggagtccctggcccaaagaccagtccaccctaagtggaggaagtgcatccgggagggcgctgagcacctcgagtctcgtcgccgagagcgtgcagaaagcaagcgcaggcagcggaaggagcgtgcggcaaaccagtcccaccctccccttcccctcaaccactgtctgtcccacctgtgacagggactgtggctctcgtattggattgttcagccacctgaggactcactgttcgagtggaagcaagtcttcctcgattgcgagggactgtctctgatgatgatcggtacagagacacagacagaatatCTTTAACAGGAATCACTGTaattctgatatatcccacacccctcactgtaacactgatatatcccacacccctcactgtaacactgatataccccacacccctcactgtaacactgatataccccacacccctcactgtaacactgatataccccagcccctcactgtaacactgatacacccctcactgtaacactgatataccccacacccctcactgtaacactgatatatcccacacccttcactgtaacactgatataccccacacccctcactgtaacactgatataccccacacacctcactgtaacactgaaataccccacacccctcactgtaacattgatataccccacacccctcactgtaacactgatataccccacacctctcactgtaacactgatataccccactcccctcactgtaacactgatataccccagcccctcactgtaacactgatacacccctcactgtaacactgatataccccacacccctcactgtaacactgatataccccacacacctcactgtaacactgaaataccccacacccctcactgtaacattgatataccccacacccctcactgtaacactgatataccccacacctctcactgtaacactgatataccccactcccctcactgtaacactgatataccccagccgctcactgtaacactgatacacccctctctgtaacactgatataccccagccccttactgtaacactgatacacccctcactgtaacactgatataccccacacccctcactgtaacactgatataccccacacacctcactgtaacactgatataccccacacccctcactgtaacactgatataccccacacccctcactgtaacactgatataccccacacccctcactgtaacactgatataccccacacccctcactgtaacactgatataccccacacccctcactgtaacactgatataccccagcccctcactgtaacactgatacacccctcactgtaacactgatataccccacacccctcactgtaacactgatacacccctcactgtaaaactctaatattcctcctctccctccctctctctctctctctctctctctctgcgcctcgggTGCTGACGGCTAGTTGCTTGGCAACTGGAACTTGTTTTTCAGCAGACGCTGGTTGTGTCAGGTGGTTCGGGGGCGAGGCCCTGTTGGTGCTCCGTCTCTTCCTGGTTCGCTCGCCTGCTGGAGTGTCGTCCGATCAGCTTGTGTTGTGCGGCACTGCGCCCCTGGAATCTACGTCCCAGTGGTCTGAGGACATGTCACAGTCCCCCGTCATGCCCCGGGAGGTGGGAGGCCCCCCCACCCGCATCGGGGTGGAGTTGGGAGTGTCCTTCACCCCCGTCCGGCAGGTGGGAGTGTCCTCCACCCCCGTCCGGCAGGTGGGAGAGTCCGGGACCCCCGTCCGGCAGGTGGGAGAGTCCGGGACCCCCGTCCGGCAGGTGGGAGTGTCCTCCACCCCCGTCCGGCAGGTGGGAGAGTCCGGGACCCCCGTCCGGCAGGTGGAAGAGTCCGGGATCCCCGCCCCACAGGTGGGAGAGTCCGGGATCCCCGTCCGGCAGGTGGGAGAGTCCAGGACCCCCGTCCGGCAGGTGGAAGAGTCCGGGACCCCCGCCCCGCAGGAGGGAGAGTCCGGGACCCCTGCCCCGCAGGTGGGTGAGTCCGGGACCCCCGTCCGGCAGGTGGGAGAGTCCGGGACCCCCGTCCGGCAGGTGGAAGAGTCCGGGATCCCCGCCCCACAGGTGGGAGAGTCCGGGATCCCCGTCCGGCAGGTGGGAGAGTCCAGGACCCCCGTCCGGCAGGTGGAAGAGTCCGGGACCCCCGCCCCGCAGGAGGGAGAGTCCGGGACCCCTGCCCCGCAGGTGGGTGAGTCCGGGACCCCCGTCCGGCAGGTGGGAGACTCCGAGAGCCCCATACCCCAAGTGGCAAAGTCCTCCACCCCTGTCCCGCAAGTGGGAGAGTCCGGGTCCCCCGTGCCCCAAGTGGCAGAGTCTGTTACCCCCGTAGTCCAGGTGGGAGAGTCCGTGAGCCTCATTCCTCAAATGGCAGAGTCCTCCACCCCCTTAGCCCATGTGGGAGAGTGCTCCACCCCCGTCCCGCAGGTGGGAGAGTCCGGGTCCCCCGCCCAGCAAGTGGGAGAGTCCTCAACCCCCGTGCCCCAAGTGGCAGAGTCTGTTACCCCCGTAGCCCAGGTGGGAGAGTCTGCGCCCCCCCTCACCCCCGATGACCTGTTCCTCCGGTACCCGCCCCTCCCGCGGGGCGACTACAGCCCCTCCCCCATCATCCCACCCAGTGGCCATGGCCCCCGGGACGATTACTTTGTTTTACGGGTAAGTTGGAGGGTgccggggtaggggagggggctggctTAATGCGTGTGGGATCTTCTTGTTCCCTGTACTTTGGCCAATTACCCTTCGGCCCCAGGCCTGAGCAGGGGGCGAGAGGGTGGGATTCACCCCACGGTCCTGGGTCCCTGGTATGGTCCTGTGACCCCAAAGACCACCCGTCTcacggcctctctctctctgtctgcccctcaGCCCGGGACTATCGAAGAGGCCGTCAAGGACATAGAGAGCAAACTGAGCCAGGAAGAGGGGCGTGTGGAGAGCTCCTGGCTTCTGGCGGAGTGAGTTACACCCAGggaaggagcggagagagggtaattgagggggggggtggcgggggaaagagagggagaggcagagagcgggagaggcagagacagagcgagggagagaaacggagcgagggagggagagagacagagcaagagggagagagagggggagagtgagggggagggggagagcggaagagcgagggagagggagagagacacagagcgagggacagagacagGCGGAGAGAGGTTGAgatacagagcgagggagagggagagagtcagggagacgaagagtggggtggtggggaggggagtggggaggagagtggagagtggagtggagtggggaggggagtggagtggagtggggaggggaggggagtggagtggagtggagtggggagtggagtggggagtggagtggggagtggagtggggagtggagtggagagtggagtggggagtggagtggagtggagtggggagtggagtggagtggagtggggaggggaggggaggggagtggagtggagtggagtggagtgcggAGTGGAGTGCGGAGTGGAGTGCGGAGTGGAGTGCGGAGTGGAGTGCGGAGTGGAGTGCGGAGTGGAGTGCGGAGTGGAGTGCGGAGTGGAGTGCGGagtggagtggggagtggggaggggagtggagtggagtggagaggggagtggagtggagtggagtggggaagggagtggagtggagagtggtggggagtggagtggagtggggtgcggagtggagtggagtggaggggagtggagtggagcgggGTGGGgcctgtcccagtctctcagtctctcagtctctgcccctctccccccaggaTTGACCACTGGAACCGAGAGTTCGAGCGACTGGTACTTATTACCACCAGCTCCCTGTTGCTCTGCCAGTATGACTTTGTGGGTCTGTACTGCCACCAGATTCTACGGGTCCCTCTCAACTACATCGATACCATCACAGCCGGGACCTTCACCTTCCCCGAGAAATCCTGGAGCCGGTGAGTGGGTAACGGGTAATCTGTGGgctatctgttgtgtatgcaataactcaacaggtttagtaccgtgaactcaatcaggtgcgacctgactgctTTATtagctcaaagtgaggattaaccatggaggctttctttatatacaagggctgcacgtgtgtgtctggggCCCAATGAGCTCCGaccgtcgctccccctggtggcaggtaaacccaggcatacatacacgacatcattcccccccaaaatcttggtatcagtcctatttacaaattgagatggtctggggctttccgcaccctaattgatcgtctcagttcaattccagatctgggtgagctctccgggtcattcatgacttgaggctgggaagccgatctaatgggagtggtactgtccatgtcggggattgaaggtccagattcattgacaacaacagggtcttctgatggctgaatatgaatctgtTGGTCATATGTGGCGTCGTCTTCAAACTGCTCCGGTTCGTCTGTGGGCtgcaatttcatctgatcaatgtgcctcctgcatgttttcccattagtgagctgacaataagcaccctgttacgctccttggccgtaacagaatCCAGCAGATACACCCTCCCtcccaaacccaggggtcactggacagggatcaggagcaggaaccctggctgattcacccccctccctaacccaggggtcactggacagggatcaggagcaggaacctgggctgattcacctcctccctaacccaggggtcgctggacagggatcaggagcaggaacccgggctgattcactccctccctaacccaggggtcactggacagggatcaggagcaggaacccgggctgattcacctcctccctaacccaggggtcactgaacagggatcaggagcaggaacccgggctgattcaccccctccctaacccaggggtcgctggacagggatcaggagcaggaacccgggctgattcacctcctccctaacccaggggtcactggacagggatcaggagcaggaacccgggctgattcaccgccctccctaacccaggggtcac from the Pristiophorus japonicus isolate sPriJap1 unplaced genomic scaffold, sPriJap1.hap1 HAP1_SCAFFOLD_3134, whole genome shotgun sequence genome contains:
- the LOC139249456 gene encoding serine/arginine repetitive matrix protein 2-like: MIKKFANDTKIGSVVDNEEISHGLHEDFNLLVRWFGGEALLVLRLFLVRSPAGVSSDQLVLCGTAPLESTSQWSEDMSQSPVMPREVGGPPTRIGVELGVSFTPVRQVGVSSTPVRQVGESGTPVRQVGESGTPVRQVGVSSTPVRQVGESGTPVRQVEESGIPAPQVGESGIPVRQVGESRTPVRQVEESGTPAPQEGESGTPAPQVGESGTPVRQVGESGTPVRQVEESGIPAPQVGESGIPVRQVGESRTPVRQVEESGTPAPQEGESGTPAPQVGESGTPVRQVGDSESPIPQVAKSSTPVPQVGESGSPVPQVAESVTPVVQVGESVSLIPQMAESSTPLAHVGECSTPVPQVGESGSPAQQVGESSTPVPQVAESVTPVAQVGESAPPLTPDDLFLRYPPLPRGDYSPSPIIPPSGHGPRDDYFVLRPGTIEEAVKDIESKLSQEEGRVESSWLLAEIDHWNREFERLVLITTSSLLLCQYDFVGLYCHQILRVPLNYIDTITAGTFTFPEKSWSRREGVGLRIQWDKLREPSFLARWNPWCRQLPYITLTQHPAAVREAQGSELCQ